From the Borrelia hispanica CRI genome, one window contains:
- a CDS encoding DUF693 family protein, which yields WNLPIDFNDNLQAGNIVTIYYKKFAEVKDYDFIMSGYLGTPMSTDYPSGDFSVELEIHLASKSNYFHKALNPNQFQGMTVEDAIKSAFPGRNIINMTYENKKHIINESFCANTPVEFIEKITKKYVQSVRTDITPKDHTQLIKEASINTTDIECNYIFTNYVPIQTETEKKEETEKNKPIQKDKNPKTETPTTDTEKEETKKDTDKDYEPLEDYLLEFIPQQEITIGSNINIRFIYWNAKIMYTHKLKVGDKVSFIDGTGNKIKSTISQADAVLSNIGECSLILKLYDDTNYLNIKGEAR from the coding sequence TTTGGAATTTACCTATAGATTTTAATGATAATTTACAAGCTGGCAATATTGTAACAATATACTATAAAAAATTTGCAGAAGTTAAAGATTATGACTTTATTATGTCGGGTTACTTAGGTACACCTATGAGTACTGATTATCCTAGTGGTGATTTTAGTGTTGAATTGGAAATTCATTTAGCATCAAAAAGCAATTATTTTCATAAAGCACTCAACCCAAATCAATTTCAAGGCATGACAGTAGAAGACGCGATTAAATCAGCATTTCCTGGTAGAAATATTATCAATATGACTTATGAAAACAAAAAACACATAATAAATGAAAGTTTTTGTGCAAACACTCCTGTTGAATTTATTGAAAAAATAACTAAAAAGTATGTCCAAAGCGTTAGAACAGATATTACACCTAAAGACCATACACAACTAATCAAAGAAGCATCTATTAATACTACTGATATCGAATGTAACTATATATTCACAAATTACGTACCGATACAAACAGAAACAGAGAAAAAAGAAGAAACAGAAAAAAATAAGCCTATACAAAAGGATAAAAATCCAAAAACAGAAACACCTACAACAGATACAGAAAAAGAGGAAACAAAAAAAGACACAGATAAAGACTATGAACCTCTTGAAGATTATCTTCTTGAATTTATTCCACAACAAGAAATCACTATAGGTTCCAATATAAATATTAGGTTCATATATTGGAATGCCAAGATTATGTATACACATAAACTTAAAGTTGGTGATAAAGTTAGTTTCATTGATGGTACTGGTAATAAAATTAAGAGCACTATTTCACAAGCTGATGCTGTATTAAGTAATATTGGTGAATGCTCTCTTATACTCAAGCTTTATGATGATACTAATTACTTAAATATAAAAGGAGAAGCTAGATAA
- a CDS encoding DUF777 family protein yields the protein MHLNYDIYRMNSQMAGSALTQEEIKLWIYKNIFISTIGIIKSFNSETQEGVVLLALYKNIEIKTRCISNMHFNLQENDEVILLQSSINLFDINDDNYYDKNYFYILRPINMQNATIKVDDFSIHTKNLMEIKNNNISLKQVLEEIVNCLYNLRVSGQATVEPSFYTYVNNIQTKINMLLK from the coding sequence ATGCATTTAAATTATGATATTTATAGAATGAATAGCCAAATGGCTGGTTCTGCATTAACACAAGAAGAAATTAAACTATGGATTTATAAAAATATTTTTATCTCTACAATAGGCATTATCAAATCTTTTAATTCTGAGACTCAAGAAGGTGTTGTATTGCTAGCCCTATACAAAAATATAGAAATTAAAACTCGATGTATATCAAATATGCATTTTAATTTACAAGAAAACGATGAGGTTATTCTTTTGCAAAGTAGTATCAATCTTTTTGATATTAATGATGATAATTATTATGATAAAAACTATTTCTATATATTACGACCGATTAATATGCAAAATGCAACTATTAAAGTTGATGATTTTTCTATTCACACAAAAAACCTTATGGAAATCAAAAATAACAATATAAGTTTAAAGCAAGTATTAGAAGAAATTGTTAATTGCTTATATAATTTAAGAGTTTCTGGACAAGCTACGGTTGAACCTAGTTTTTACACATATGTTAACAATATACAAACTAAAATAAATATGCTACTTAAATAG